A section of the Verrucomicrobium sp. GAS474 genome encodes:
- a CDS encoding DUF4339 domain-containing protein encodes MVDFLMGTMPFGAVFVGILFFLHLRKVTKVAVPGECKGVRYLEAYDRLKKEEQLRPARHAMAVAEGRDPENEPPPLPQSANWFYEADGKKVGPVDLSQIEALANSGKLPRTALVWTKGMAGWQPLASLR; translated from the coding sequence ATGGTTGATTTTTTGATGGGCACGATGCCCTTCGGTGCTGTTTTCGTCGGCATCCTCTTCTTCCTTCACTTGCGTAAGGTGACGAAGGTCGCTGTACCCGGCGAGTGTAAGGGTGTCCGCTACCTGGAAGCCTATGATCGTCTGAAAAAAGAAGAGCAGTTGCGCCCTGCTCGCCACGCGATGGCGGTCGCGGAAGGCCGTGACCCGGAAAACGAGCCGCCTCCCCTTCCCCAAAGCGCCAACTGGTTTTACGAGGCCGACGGGAAGAAGGTCGGCCCAGTCGACCTTTCGCAGATCGAGGCCCTCGCCAACTCAGGGAAGCTCCCGAGGACGGCGCTCGTCTGGACGAAGGGGATGGCCGGGTGGCAGCCCCTGGCTTCGCTACGCTAG
- a CDS encoding topoisomerase C-terminal repeat-containing protein produces the protein MIQFEDSPTPEPFDSAKPDYFTFPSHPGVRFWKEKAGRAMTEEDYRTILASERPVELEGFISRAGKPFSAPCRFNPETKTVEFVFDERG, from the coding sequence ATGATTCAGTTTGAGGACTCACCCACTCCGGAGCCGTTCGATTCGGCCAAGCCCGACTACTTCACCTTCCCGAGCCACCCGGGCGTCCGCTTCTGGAAGGAGAAGGCTGGCCGCGCCATGACCGAAGAGGACTATAGAACCATCCTCGCCTCGGAAAGACCGGTCGAGCTGGAAGGCTTCATCAGCCGCGCCGGTAAGCCGTTCTCCGCCCCTTGCCGCTTCAATCCCGAGACGAAGACCGTCGAGTTCGTCTTCGACGAACGGGGCTAG
- a CDS encoding phospholipase D family protein, with amino-acid sequence MKAASISVFFSPNGGAMEAVVRELGAAKETVTIQAYGFSSAPIAKAILAAKQRGVAVRAILDKSNETAKYSSAKFLANAGIPVWIDYLPHIAHSKVMVIDSKTIITGSFNFTKSAESSNVENLLVIHRRPTLAKQYNENFEKRLALSRAYQP; translated from the coding sequence TTGAAGGCCGCCTCCATCAGCGTCTTCTTCTCGCCGAACGGCGGGGCGATGGAGGCCGTCGTTCGCGAGTTGGGGGCGGCGAAGGAGACCGTGACGATCCAAGCCTACGGCTTTTCGTCCGCTCCGATCGCCAAGGCGATCCTCGCGGCGAAACAGCGGGGAGTGGCAGTAAGGGCCATTCTGGACAAGAGCAACGAAACGGCGAAATACAGCTCGGCGAAGTTCCTCGCCAACGCCGGGATTCCGGTCTGGATCGACTACCTCCCCCACATCGCCCATAGCAAGGTCATGGTAATCGACTCGAAGACAATCATTACCGGCAGCTTCAATTTCACGAAATCGGCGGAGAGCAGTAACGTCGAGAACCTCCTCGTCATTCATCGACGACCTACGCTTGCCAAACAGTACAACGAAAACTTCGAGAAGAGATTGGCTCTTTCTCGGGCCTACCAACCTTGA
- a CDS encoding Y-family DNA polymerase: protein MFALIDCNNFYASCERVFSPKLNGKAVVVLSNNDGCVIARSNEAKALGVEMGAPFFKERERLEKNGVEVFSSNYELYSDMSRRVMGTLALFSGEIEVYSIDEAFLRLTLAPDRLRDHATEIRATVKQWTGIPVCVGIATTKVLAKLSNRFAKKNAGTGGTHFQAAPTEEFLSRFDVEDVWGVGGRWGERLNAGGIKTAWQLHEANQSWIRAEFGVVLLRIVYELRGVSCLSLEEVAQDKKGIVSSRSFSRSVTDIDELRQAVRDYLSTAAEKLRSQASVAGRVQVHILTARHGDKPKYSNAAEGELDEPTDDTATLIRRAMPLLDAIYREGFEYRKAGVYLTSISPASLIQRDLFGVPIEKSEKQKTLMAVMDQLNRNGRRVHFGDAGRKGWTMKRGRRSQSFTTDWKDLLSV from the coding sequence ATGTTCGCCCTCATCGACTGCAATAATTTCTACGCTTCCTGTGAGCGGGTCTTCTCCCCAAAGCTCAACGGGAAGGCTGTCGTTGTCCTCAGCAACAACGACGGATGCGTGATTGCCCGTTCCAACGAGGCGAAGGCCCTCGGCGTCGAGATGGGCGCCCCGTTCTTCAAGGAGAGGGAGCGCCTTGAGAAGAACGGCGTTGAGGTCTTTTCCAGCAACTACGAGCTCTACAGCGACATGTCGCGCCGGGTCATGGGCACCCTTGCCTTGTTCTCGGGGGAGATCGAGGTCTACTCCATCGACGAGGCGTTTCTTCGCCTCACCTTGGCCCCGGACCGCCTCCGCGATCACGCTACCGAGATCCGGGCGACCGTGAAGCAGTGGACTGGCATTCCCGTATGTGTGGGAATTGCCACAACAAAGGTCCTAGCCAAGCTCTCCAACCGCTTTGCCAAAAAGAACGCCGGGACCGGTGGGACCCACTTTCAGGCCGCACCCACCGAAGAGTTCCTCTCTCGCTTCGACGTGGAAGACGTCTGGGGCGTCGGCGGCCGTTGGGGGGAACGGCTGAATGCCGGAGGCATCAAGACGGCGTGGCAGCTTCACGAGGCGAACCAGAGCTGGATTCGCGCCGAGTTCGGCGTGGTCCTGCTGCGTATCGTCTACGAGCTCCGGGGCGTCTCCTGCCTTTCGCTTGAGGAAGTGGCCCAAGACAAGAAGGGCATCGTCTCTTCCCGTTCCTTCTCTCGCTCCGTTACCGACATCGACGAACTCCGGCAAGCGGTCCGCGACTACCTGTCGACCGCAGCCGAGAAGCTCAGGAGCCAGGCGTCCGTCGCCGGCCGGGTGCAGGTCCATATCCTGACGGCCCGCCACGGCGACAAGCCGAAGTATTCCAACGCCGCCGAAGGCGAGCTCGACGAGCCGACCGACGACACCGCCACTCTGATCCGCCGCGCCATGCCGCTCCTCGATGCGATCTACCGGGAAGGCTTCGAGTATCGAAAGGCCGGGGTTTACCTCACCTCGATCTCTCCCGCCTCCCTGATCCAGCGCGACCTCTTCGGCGTGCCCATCGAGAAGAGCGAAAAGCAAAAGACGCTCATGGCCGTGATGGACCAGCTCAACCGGAACGGGCGCCGGGTCCACTTCGGGGACGCCGGACGGAAAGGGTGGACGATGAAGCGTGGACGCCGGAGCCAGTCGTTTACAACGGACTGGAAAGACCTTTTGTCGGTTTAG
- a CDS encoding S24 family peptidase, whose protein sequence is MIPGLLELPFLVAQIPAGFPSPADDYREEPLNIQQLVTRNPLATFFVRAHTHALPSRGIELGDLLVIDRSRTPSPGQVILAVEDGEIRLREMPSSGEIEVWGLVTYTLKELTNAYVRPHRLQ, encoded by the coding sequence ATGATACCTGGGCTCCTTGAACTCCCGTTCCTCGTCGCCCAGATCCCTGCGGGGTTCCCGTCCCCGGCTGATGATTACAGGGAAGAGCCGCTTAATATTCAGCAGCTCGTCACGCGGAACCCGCTTGCCACCTTCTTCGTTCGCGCCCATACGCACGCTCTCCCCAGCCGCGGGATCGAACTGGGCGATCTCCTCGTCATCGACCGCTCCCGCACGCCGTCGCCGGGGCAGGTGATCCTCGCCGTCGAGGACGGAGAGATCCGTCTCCGCGAAATGCCGTCGAGCGGTGAGATCGAGGTGTGGGGCCTCGTCACCTACACGCTCAAGGAACTGACCAACGCGTATGTTCGCCCTCATCGACTGCAATAA
- a CDS encoding DUF6804 family protein, whose amino-acid sequence MRPTPTQVLPQIVVIVLLVLALFGHFHYGFYMFLRLVVFGVFVFLALKASKLEKQNWVWICGITAIVYNPFMPLHLNRGLWSIINLATIAVAFGSMSLIRQVPKE is encoded by the coding sequence ATGCGCCCGACTCCCACGCAGGTCCTGCCCCAGATCGTCGTCATCGTTTTGCTGGTGTTGGCCCTGTTCGGCCACTTCCATTACGGCTTCTACATGTTCCTACGGCTGGTGGTGTTTGGGGTCTTCGTTTTTCTGGCGTTGAAAGCGTCGAAGCTGGAAAAGCAGAACTGGGTGTGGATCTGCGGGATCACGGCTATCGTCTACAACCCCTTCATGCCTCTGCACCTGAACCGAGGGTTGTGGTCGATCATTAACCTCGCCACCATCGCCGTCGCGTTCGGCTCGATGAGCCTAATTCGGCAAGTGCCGAAGGAATAG
- a CDS encoding helix-turn-helix transcriptional regulator — protein sequence MDFSKICFVSKSEQKRRPAKRKVVRRPKAPDYGAEFGRRLKKVRAEAGLTQETLAELADISTDYVKRLEGGHYVPTIAVVDSIRCALNLSWDQMMGS from the coding sequence GTGGATTTCTCCAAAATCTGCTTCGTGTCTAAATCCGAGCAAAAACGTCGTCCCGCCAAACGCAAGGTGGTCCGGCGTCCAAAAGCCCCCGACTACGGGGCTGAGTTCGGTCGTCGCCTGAAGAAGGTCCGGGCCGAAGCGGGTCTTACACAGGAGACGCTTGCGGAGCTGGCCGACATCTCCACCGATTATGTTAAACGTCTCGAGGGTGGCCACTACGTTCCGACCATTGCGGTCGTCGACAGCATCCGTTGCGCCCTGAATCTCTCGTGGGACCAGATGATGGGCTCATAG